One Romboutsia sp. 13368 genomic window carries:
- a CDS encoding cyclodeaminase/cyclohydrolase family protein: protein MKLVDMTICEFSDEVDSNSPAPGGGSVSALAGNIGIGLARMMAHLSFGKKKYENLDESIRIEFLERFNQLSDIRAELVDLIDKDTESFNEFMKAIRLPKDSEEQVKYRNSAIQEATLFSIDVPFKTSKECLKALSIIEYILEYGNQNAITDIGVGTLMLYTGVEGAILNVKVNLSSLENKELKEYYSNECEVILRKAALIKDNIISSIHKKL, encoded by the coding sequence ATGAAATTAGTTGATATGACTATATGTGAATTTTCTGATGAAGTTGATTCTAATTCTCCAGCACCTGGTGGTGGATCAGTATCAGCATTAGCTGGTAACATAGGTATAGGGTTAGCAAGAATGATGGCACATTTAAGTTTTGGTAAGAAAAAATATGAAAATTTAGATGAAAGTATAAGAATTGAGTTTTTAGAAAGATTTAATCAATTATCAGATATAAGAGCTGAATTAGTTGATCTTATTGATAAAGACACTGAATCTTTCAATGAATTTATGAAAGCGATAAGGCTTCCAAAGGATAGTGAAGAGCAAGTTAAATATAGAAATAGTGCAATACAAGAAGCTACTTTATTTTCAATAGATGTTCCATTTAAAACATCAAAAGAATGTTTAAAGGCATTAAGTATAATAGAGTATATTCTTGAATATGGAAACCAAAATGCAATTACAGATATAGGTGTAGGAACACTTATGTTATATACGGGAGTAGAAGGTGCAATTTTAAATGTAAAAGTAAATTTAAGTTCATTAGAAAATAAAGAATTAAAAGAATATTATTCTAATGAATGTGAAGTTATATTAAGAAAAGCTGCTTTAATTAAAGATAATATTATATCAAGTATACATAAAAAACTATAA